The Sorangiineae bacterium MSr11367 genome window below encodes:
- a CDS encoding phosphoenolpyruvate carboxykinase (GTP): MVALCKPDHVVWADGSEEEKDRLTKEAVDAGVITPLNQEKLPGCYLHRSNPNDVARVEQLTFICTPTKDEAGPTNNWMAPKEAYDKLGKLFDGSMRGKTMYVVPYIMGPAGSPMSKVGVELTDSVYVVLNMRIMARMGTIALKELGDSNDFNRGLHSVLDCNPERRFICHFPQDNTIWSVGSGYGGNVLLGKKCLALRIGSYLGRKEGWLAEHMLILGVESPEGEMTYVAAAFPSACGKTNFAMMVPTNRFKGWKIYTVGDDIAWMKVGEDGRLRAINPEFGYFGVAPGTNFKSNPNAMKTISHDTIYTNVATTPDGDVWWEGKDGDIPNELTDWQGRPWSRKGSTEKAAHPNSRFTAPMRNNPALSRFAEDPEGVPISAIIFGGRRATTIPLVIQAFSWTHGVFFGSALGSETTAAAAGKVGVVRRDPFAMLPFCGYNMADYFAHWLEMQAFITNPPKVFMVNWFRQDKNGNYLWPGFGENMRVLKWIVDRARLRVGGQETPFGWVPRAGDLDLSGLHISHEQVDAATEIDLDEWKAELESHAEFYGKFGDRLPKVLELQREMFLARIDAFKKRKWGAGQLLD, encoded by the coding sequence ATGGTTGCACTCTGCAAGCCGGACCACGTCGTGTGGGCCGACGGCAGCGAGGAAGAAAAAGATCGCCTCACCAAAGAGGCGGTCGACGCGGGCGTGATCACTCCGCTCAATCAGGAAAAGCTCCCGGGCTGTTACCTGCACCGCTCCAACCCGAACGACGTCGCCCGGGTCGAGCAGCTCACCTTCATCTGTACCCCAACCAAAGACGAGGCCGGGCCGACCAACAACTGGATGGCCCCCAAAGAGGCTTACGACAAACTCGGTAAGCTCTTCGACGGCTCGATGCGCGGCAAAACCATGTACGTGGTGCCGTACATCATGGGCCCGGCCGGCTCGCCGATGTCGAAGGTCGGCGTCGAGTTGACCGACAGCGTCTACGTGGTGCTCAACATGCGCATCATGGCCCGCATGGGCACGATCGCCCTGAAAGAGCTGGGCGACTCCAACGACTTCAACCGCGGCCTGCACTCGGTGCTCGACTGCAACCCGGAGCGCCGCTTCATTTGCCACTTCCCGCAGGACAACACCATTTGGTCCGTGGGCAGCGGCTACGGCGGCAACGTGCTGCTCGGCAAAAAGTGTCTCGCGCTGCGCATCGGCAGCTACCTCGGTCGCAAAGAAGGATGGCTCGCGGAGCACATGCTCATCCTCGGCGTGGAGAGCCCCGAGGGCGAGATGACCTATGTCGCCGCCGCCTTCCCCAGCGCCTGTGGCAAGACCAACTTCGCCATGATGGTGCCCACGAACCGCTTCAAAGGCTGGAAGATCTACACCGTGGGCGACGACATCGCCTGGATGAAGGTGGGCGAGGACGGGCGTCTGCGCGCCATCAATCCGGAGTTTGGCTATTTCGGAGTCGCGCCGGGGACCAACTTCAAGAGCAACCCCAATGCGATGAAGACCATCTCGCACGACACGATTTACACCAACGTGGCGACGACGCCCGACGGTGACGTGTGGTGGGAGGGCAAGGACGGCGACATCCCGAACGAGCTGACGGATTGGCAAGGCCGCCCCTGGTCGCGCAAAGGCTCGACGGAAAAGGCCGCGCACCCCAACTCGCGCTTCACCGCGCCGATGCGCAACAACCCGGCGCTTTCGCGCTTCGCGGAGGATCCGGAGGGGGTGCCCATCAGCGCCATCATCTTCGGCGGGCGCCGCGCCACCACGATTCCGCTGGTCATTCAGGCCTTCAGCTGGACCCACGGCGTCTTCTTCGGCTCGGCCCTCGGCTCGGAAACGACAGCTGCCGCCGCGGGCAAGGTGGGCGTGGTGCGGCGCGATCCCTTCGCGATGCTACCCTTCTGCGGGTACAACATGGCCGATTACTTCGCGCATTGGTTGGAGATGCAAGCATTCATCACCAACCCGCCGAAGGTCTTCATGGTGAACTGGTTCCGCCAGGACAAAAACGGCAACTACCTCTGGCCGGGTTTCGGCGAGAACATGCGCGTCCTCAAGTGGATCGTGGACCGGGCGCGCCTGCGCGTCGGTGGGCAGGAAACGCCGTTTGGCTGGGTTCCACGCGCGGGCGACCTGGACCTTTCCGGCCTGCACATCTCGCACGAGCAGGTCGATGCGGCGACCGAGATCGATCTCGACGAGTGGAAGGCCGAGCTCGAATCGCACGCCGAGTTCTATGGAAAATTCGGCGACCGTTTGCCCAAGGTGCTCGAGCTCCAGCGGGAAATGTTCCTCGCCCGCATCGACGCATTCAAAAAGCGCAAGTGGGGCGCAGGCCAGCTCCTCGACTGA
- a CDS encoding ferritin-like domain-containing protein, producing MTELLTPEAFVRELDAQNRAALERIAAATKGPPACAERAEGKVCEGKKLDVATLLKLALKNELEATECAAAWIPTTTDVDVKLALARQAGDEAKHYRLIQKRLREMGVDTSDLDPLAQGRSPLLQFLLGLEGTVARVAAGQFTREALAVVKNAEFVVFCEEQEDFPTAALYKGTIQPDEEHHHELGRSLLLKLATTVEVQEAARAASRRTLELAEELQEIARMRAGITRAPGC from the coding sequence ATGACCGAGCTATTGACCCCCGAGGCGTTCGTCCGCGAACTCGATGCGCAAAACCGCGCAGCGCTCGAGCGCATTGCTGCTGCCACCAAAGGGCCGCCCGCATGTGCCGAGCGCGCGGAGGGCAAAGTGTGCGAGGGCAAGAAGCTCGACGTGGCCACGTTGCTCAAGCTCGCGCTGAAGAACGAGCTGGAGGCCACCGAGTGCGCGGCGGCGTGGATCCCGACGACCACCGACGTGGACGTGAAGCTCGCGCTCGCGCGCCAGGCGGGGGACGAGGCGAAGCACTATCGGCTGATTCAAAAGCGACTGCGCGAGATGGGCGTCGACACGTCGGATCTCGACCCCCTCGCGCAGGGACGGAGCCCGCTCTTGCAGTTCCTCCTTGGCCTGGAGGGAACCGTGGCCAGGGTGGCCGCCGGGCAGTTCACCCGCGAGGCGCTGGCGGTGGTGAAGAACGCGGAGTTCGTCGTCTTCTGCGAAGAGCAAGAGGACTTCCCCACCGCCGCGCTCTACAAGGGCACCATTCAGCCGGACGAAGAGCATCATCACGAGCTCGGTCGTTCGCTCCTTCTTAAATTAGCCACCACGGTGGAAGTGCAGGAGGCGGCGCGTGCGGCGAGCCGGCGCACCCTGGAGCTCGCCGAGGA
- a CDS encoding virulence factor SrfB, with amino-acid sequence MVKRKVSLGEDGKGPAEGVVARSSARIEPNAGILELFFNTGVVYHEIELGSELPDTVSGFVLVQGAAGASVRRAGEGEKPTVEIAALEHIAELSNRWLPVPYQLSAPHAVQVFLSAEDARRPRILLAIDTLAYAGAAGRALDPQLDEGRPFRPLDRTELAAFLDHAETREWLRKLEAGGIERCTFKFAAVLEALAPALPRIQVSQVRPELAIPVSLVVDLGNSRSTAALVEARQEQDGRQLLTVPLELRNSLDPFRTSDATFDSRITFLPSPFDKAVAPFGTGTGFALPSIARMGREALDRALETPHRYACSLSGPKRYLWDDRATHEPWFFATSVGAPAGEYKPIFGRILKYIAEDGGGLTLRPDGPATPAEPRYAPRTMMLFALVEILSQAMAQINAPAYAAFQGKEGVPRVLRHLVMTYPSAMRAEERAVYEGLVRNAVMLVGYLLHTDSSRLPNVQPMEPGEAAGNAGQVRFDPFLFVDEALAAQMVYLYQEVAENFRGSMEELVTVYGRKEGALRVASVDIGGGTSDVMIAEYRDKMPGSGTSLAITKLFQDGVNIAGDDVCCALIEKIVFTQILAQLPTPASRTRIIHLFGESDAGHGASWRTLKAKLVPYFWLPLARCFWAIAEGFEPADHVPDKQYAVPDIARLFPSANFSTAVLEEANRFLSGVVPGFPGFQNLFFRFDRAEIEETIVSVLREPLRRYADIVAQFDVDLVVLAGRASALPCVREIFVGEMPVVGPRLKSMANYRVGDWYPSKWRHAGLIIDPKSTVAAGSMILHLASRNRLPNFLLDEVRDIEQSPIYGLYQEAEPHIPRQNEFSRNATFLYTSGMTIGFRNVDAEEMDAAPLFVVLPKNADVERALLEDRVSLTFAVDKNTVSITQVISHRNVYQFSPDDFVLRLKTIVSDRYWLDTGIFRKLLDYV; translated from the coding sequence ATGGTCAAGCGCAAGGTATCGCTCGGCGAAGATGGGAAAGGGCCTGCCGAAGGCGTGGTGGCGCGATCGTCCGCGCGCATCGAGCCGAATGCGGGCATCCTCGAGCTATTTTTCAACACGGGCGTCGTCTACCACGAGATCGAGCTTGGGTCGGAGCTGCCCGACACGGTGAGCGGTTTCGTGCTGGTGCAGGGAGCGGCCGGCGCGAGCGTCCGCCGTGCCGGCGAAGGCGAAAAGCCCACGGTGGAGATCGCGGCGCTCGAGCACATCGCGGAGCTGTCGAACCGCTGGCTCCCCGTGCCCTACCAGCTTTCCGCACCGCACGCCGTTCAAGTTTTCCTCTCGGCGGAGGACGCCCGGCGACCGCGGATCCTGCTGGCCATCGATACATTGGCCTATGCCGGCGCGGCCGGGCGCGCGCTCGATCCGCAGCTCGATGAAGGGCGCCCCTTTCGTCCCTTGGATCGGACCGAGCTTGCGGCATTTCTCGACCACGCCGAGACCCGCGAGTGGCTGCGCAAGCTGGAGGCAGGCGGCATCGAGCGGTGCACGTTCAAGTTCGCCGCGGTGCTGGAGGCACTTGCACCGGCGTTGCCGCGCATCCAGGTGTCCCAGGTTCGTCCCGAGCTGGCCATCCCCGTCTCGCTGGTGGTGGACCTCGGGAATTCACGCTCCACCGCGGCGCTGGTCGAGGCGCGGCAGGAGCAAGATGGGCGGCAGCTTCTGACCGTGCCGCTCGAATTGCGAAATTCGCTCGACCCATTCCGCACGAGCGATGCGACCTTCGACTCGCGCATCACGTTTCTTCCGTCGCCGTTCGACAAAGCGGTGGCGCCGTTCGGCACGGGCACCGGCTTCGCGCTGCCGTCGATTGCCCGCATGGGGCGCGAGGCGCTGGATCGCGCGCTGGAAACGCCGCATCGCTACGCGTGCAGCCTCTCGGGGCCCAAGCGCTACCTCTGGGACGATCGCGCGACCCACGAGCCGTGGTTTTTCGCCACGAGTGTGGGCGCCCCGGCCGGGGAGTACAAACCCATTTTCGGGCGCATTCTGAAGTACATCGCCGAAGACGGCGGCGGCTTGACCCTGCGTCCGGACGGTCCCGCGACGCCTGCGGAGCCGCGCTATGCGCCGCGCACGATGATGCTCTTTGCCTTGGTGGAAATTCTGTCGCAGGCCATGGCTCAGATCAACGCGCCCGCGTACGCGGCCTTCCAGGGCAAAGAGGGTGTGCCGCGGGTGCTGCGGCACTTGGTGATGACGTACCCCTCGGCCATGCGCGCGGAGGAGCGTGCCGTCTACGAGGGCCTCGTTCGCAATGCGGTGATGCTCGTGGGCTATTTGCTCCACACCGATTCATCGCGGCTTCCCAACGTGCAGCCGATGGAGCCCGGCGAAGCCGCGGGCAACGCGGGGCAGGTGCGCTTCGATCCGTTCCTCTTCGTGGACGAAGCGCTCGCCGCGCAGATGGTTTACCTCTATCAAGAGGTCGCCGAGAACTTCCGCGGGAGCATGGAGGAACTCGTGACGGTGTACGGGCGGAAAGAAGGCGCGCTGCGCGTTGCTTCCGTGGACATCGGCGGCGGCACGAGCGACGTCATGATTGCCGAATACCGCGACAAAATGCCGGGCAGCGGAACGTCGCTCGCCATTACGAAGTTGTTCCAAGATGGCGTCAACATCGCCGGCGACGACGTGTGCTGCGCTCTGATCGAGAAGATCGTCTTCACGCAAATTTTGGCGCAGTTGCCCACGCCCGCATCGCGGACGCGCATCATTCATTTGTTCGGCGAAAGCGACGCCGGGCACGGTGCTTCGTGGCGCACGTTGAAGGCCAAACTGGTTCCCTATTTTTGGCTGCCGCTCGCGCGTTGCTTCTGGGCCATCGCGGAGGGATTCGAGCCGGCGGATCACGTGCCGGACAAGCAATATGCCGTTCCGGACATCGCGCGGCTCTTTCCGTCGGCCAACTTTTCGACGGCCGTGCTCGAGGAGGCGAATCGCTTCTTGTCGGGCGTGGTGCCAGGCTTTCCAGGATTCCAGAATTTGTTCTTCCGTTTCGACCGTGCCGAAATCGAGGAAACCATCGTCTCGGTCCTGCGCGAGCCGCTCCGTCGCTATGCGGACATCGTCGCCCAGTTCGATGTCGATCTGGTGGTGCTCGCGGGGCGGGCGTCCGCGCTCCCCTGCGTGCGGGAGATCTTCGTCGGCGAAATGCCGGTGGTGGGGCCACGGCTCAAGTCCATGGCCAATTACCGTGTGGGCGATTGGTATCCGTCGAAGTGGCGGCACGCAGGCCTGATCATCGACCCGAAATCGACGGTGGCGGCCGGATCGATGATTTTGCATCTTGCGAGTCGCAATCGACTGCCTAACTTCCTGCTCGACGAGGTACGAGACATCGAGCAATCGCCCATTTACGGCTTGTATCAAGAGGCAGAACCGCACATCCCGCGCCAAAACGAATTTTCGCGCAATGCCACGTTCCTTTACACGAGCGGGATGACCATTGGCTTCCGCAACGTCGACGCCGAGGAGATGGATGCAGCGCCGCTGTTCGTGGTGCTACCGAAGAATGCGGATGTGGAGCGGGCGCTCTTGGAGGACCGGGTCAGCCTGACATTTGCCGTCGACAAGAATACGGTGAGCATCACGCAGGTGATATCGCATCGCAACGTTTACCAATTCTCGCCGGACGATTTCGTCCTCCGATTGAAGACGATCGTGAGCGACCGTTATTGGCTCGACACCGGCATCTTCCGCAAGTTGCTCGACTATGTCTGA